In Candidatus Kryptonium sp., the following are encoded in one genomic region:
- the ruvX gene encoding Holliday junction resolvase RuvX produces the protein MSQGIKKDNFVGGRIMGIDFGSKRIGISISDPTLTIAQGLFVFENNSDVFDKIEKICLEYGVGLIVVGFPVSLNGKYSNKTREVLEFIDKLKSRLKIEVIKWDERFTTKIAQRTKIEMNMKKSKRREKKVDDLIASTLILQGYLDFLKNKEKMLEKG, from the coding sequence GTGTCTCAAGGTATCAAGAAAGATAATTTCGTTGGCGGGAGAATAATGGGGATTGACTTTGGGAGCAAAAGAATTGGAATCTCAATAAGCGATCCTACTTTGACGATTGCGCAGGGATTGTTCGTTTTTGAAAATAATTCTGATGTTTTTGATAAAATAGAAAAAATTTGCCTTGAATATGGTGTTGGTTTGATTGTTGTTGGTTTCCCTGTAAGTTTAAATGGAAAATATTCAAATAAGACAAGGGAAGTTTTGGAATTTATTGACAAGCTTAAGTCAAGGTTGAAAATTGAGGTTATCAAATGGGACGAGAGATTCACGACGAAAATTGCGCAAAGGACGAAAATTGAAATGAACATGAAAAAAAGCAAAAGACGCGAGAAAAAAGTTGATGACCTTATCGCTTCAACATTAATTTTGCAAGGTTATTTGGATTTCTTGAAAAACAAAGAGAAGATGCTTGAAAAGGGATGA
- the mtgA gene encoding monofunctional biosynthetic peptidoglycan transglycosylase — MKIKLLIVGVVLFFFGYLIYEFVRIDREIDMLRYKNPKMTALMKQRMDEAKRKNKAYKINQIWIPISKVSPYLIEAVIVSEDASFFDHQGIDWYEVKESIKKNFQQGRIARGASTITMQVAKNLFLSTSRNPFRKLTEVVIALRMEQKLSKRRILEIYLNIIELGNGIFGVEYASRVYFGKSASDLTMEESARLASIIPSPLKYTPNSNKKFVNWRTKLILNRMLARAKIREGATNESGTIE; from the coding sequence ATGAAGATCAAGCTGCTAATTGTTGGTGTGGTTTTGTTTTTCTTTGGCTATTTGATTTACGAATTTGTCAGAATTGATAGAGAGATTGATATGTTGAGATACAAGAACCCGAAGATGACGGCGCTTATGAAACAACGAATGGACGAGGCGAAGAGAAAAAATAAAGCGTATAAAATAAATCAAATTTGGATACCTATCTCAAAAGTTTCCCCTTACTTAATTGAAGCTGTGATCGTTTCGGAAGATGCAAGTTTCTTTGATCATCAAGGAATTGATTGGTATGAAGTGAAAGAGTCAATCAAGAAGAACTTTCAGCAGGGAAGGATCGCAAGGGGCGCAAGCACAATTACAATGCAGGTCGCAAAAAATTTGTTTCTTTCAACATCAAGGAATCCATTTAGAAAATTAACCGAAGTGGTGATTGCGTTAAGAATGGAGCAAAAGTTATCCAAGCGAAGAATTCTTGAAATTTATCTTAACATCATTGAACTTGGCAATGGAATTTTCGGAGTTGAATATGCTTCAAGAGTGTATTTTGGCAAATCCGCATCCGACTTAACTATGGAAGAATCTGCGCGCCTTGCTTCAATAATTCCAAGCCCACTGAAGTATACTCCAAACTCAAACAAGAAATTCGTCAATTGGCGGACGAAATTAATTTTAAATAGAATGCTTGCAAGGGCAAAAATAAGAGAAGGAGCAACCAATGAATCTGGAACAATTGAATAA
- a CDS encoding ATP-binding protein: MNLEQLNNILFEGEGLTVEFKRKVSSPEKIARAMIAFANTHGGVLIFGIDDDGSVIGVNSEKEEIDLIFTAAREHCYPPIEPKIEIFELEGKDVIVVTIEKSEEKPHYLISSNGDAGKVFIRLGSQNVIASDEMIKLLKSESEEKPLRISIGEKERRLLNYLDNFGKITVKEFSKLVKISEEEASDILVNLVRAGILKINISETGDYFTLE, encoded by the coding sequence ATGAATCTGGAACAATTGAATAATATCTTGTTTGAAGGCGAGGGATTGACAGTTGAGTTTAAAAGAAAAGTTTCATCTCCAGAGAAAATTGCAAGGGCAATGATAGCTTTTGCGAACACCCACGGCGGAGTTTTGATCTTTGGGATTGATGATGACGGAAGCGTCATTGGAGTTAATAGCGAGAAAGAGGAGATTGATTTGATTTTTACCGCTGCACGGGAACATTGTTATCCACCAATAGAACCGAAAATAGAGATTTTTGAACTTGAAGGAAAAGATGTAATCGTCGTTACAATTGAAAAAAGCGAGGAAAAACCTCATTATCTTATAAGCTCAAATGGTGATGCTGGGAAAGTTTTCATCCGCCTCGGCTCTCAAAATGTTATAGCAAGTGATGAAATGATTAAACTTTTGAAAAGTGAAAGCGAAGAAAAACCCTTGAGGATATCAATCGGCGAGAAGGAAAGAAGACTTTTGAACTATCTTGATAATTTTGGAAAGATAACGGTTAAAGAATTCAGCAAGCTTGTTAAAATAAGCGAGGAAGAAGCTTCAGATATACTTGTGAATCTCGTTAGAGCGGGGATTTTGAAAATAAATATAAGCGAAACGGGGGATTACTTCACACTTGAATAA
- a CDS encoding RNA methyltransferase, whose protein sequence is MRKLTAFEIEKKRHTLEELKTIERHPIYVLLDNIRSVYNVGSIFRTSDAALIKKLYLTGYTPHPPRKDIEKTALGAIESVPWEYHKNPTDVIRTLKQENVKIVALEITEESIPYWDIKADYFPLCLVIGNEITGISEEVLSMCDLAIEIPQFGIKHSLNVAVAYGIAIYELIRIYRTTYSSVK, encoded by the coding sequence ATGCGGAAACTTACAGCTTTTGAAATTGAAAAGAAAAGACACACACTTGAAGAACTTAAAACGATTGAGAGACATCCAATTTATGTTTTGCTTGATAACATAAGAAGCGTTTACAATGTCGGTTCAATTTTCAGAACAAGCGATGCTGCTTTGATAAAGAAACTATATTTGACAGGTTACACTCCACATCCACCGAGGAAAGATATTGAAAAAACTGCACTTGGTGCGATTGAAAGCGTTCCTTGGGAGTATCATAAAAATCCGACAGATGTGATAAGAACATTAAAACAAGAAAATGTTAAAATTGTCGCGCTTGAAATAACCGAAGAAAGCATACCATACTGGGACATCAAAGCTGATTACTTTCCTCTTTGTCTTGTAATTGGTAATGAAATAACAGGTATATCTGAAGAAGTTTTATCAATGTGCGATTTAGCGATTGAAATACCCCAATTCGGCATAAAACATTCGCTTAATGTCGCAGTTGCATATGGAATCGCAATTTATGAACTCATCAGAATTTACAGGACGACTTATTCAAGTGTGAAGTAA
- a CDS encoding DUF255 domain-containing protein, whose translation MRILAILLIAIFFTGLTLNIQEEKELKWYSFSDGLKIAKSQNKKVLIGVYTDWCEWCKKMDNEVYTNSSVKNYLASKFILIKLNAESEKKHVFEGREYSEMELAYVFGVEAFPTTIFIREDMQPITAVPGYFPAEVFMKIITFIGDDYYLKMSFDDYLDKTGGLPKN comes from the coding sequence GTGAGAATTTTGGCAATTTTACTTATCGCGATTTTTTTCACAGGGCTTACGCTCAACATTCAAGAGGAGAAGGAACTCAAATGGTATTCTTTCTCGGATGGCTTGAAAATTGCAAAATCACAAAATAAGAAGGTTTTGATAGGTGTTTACACTGATTGGTGCGAATGGTGTAAAAAAATGGATAACGAGGTTTATACAAACTCATCCGTGAAAAATTATCTTGCCTCAAAATTTATTTTGATAAAATTAAATGCTGAATCGGAAAAAAAGCATGTTTTTGAAGGTCGCGAATATAGTGAGATGGAGCTTGCTTATGTATTTGGAGTTGAGGCTTTCCCGACAACGATTTTTATTCGTGAAGATATGCAACCGATAACGGCTGTCCCAGGTTACTTTCCCGCTGAAGTATTTATGAAAATCATAACTTTTATAGGCGATGATTACTACTTGAAGATGAGTTTTGATGACTATCTTGATAAAACAGGGGGCTTGCCGAAGAATTAA
- a CDS encoding GNAT family N-acetyltransferase, producing MKIRQAKSVDIDDIASIISTSFLISNYQGLRESIIDNPRYSYKDIIVVEDNNEIIACTKIMPLKASFKGKTINVAGISAVAVLPEYRKRGVADMMLKDALKRMYEANYPFSLLYPFQHRFYKKYGWEYVGSAMLYEVEPSNIVLFDERLNVRKMKISEREKIKKVYAEKIKSINFALLRNDSFWTRVIFPNFPNPYVYDNREIEGYVSFEMKKNENSQIEIYIKELIALTPEAYRGLWGFLASLSEQVSKIKYLAPSDEPFYNILIEPREKDYKQPFFEYKSYASICSGFMARIINLTEALKLITTANAPNGEATIEISDSFLPDNNLTFKIFVENFNIYFQKTHQPADIKSDIGSFTQIISGFSKPTSLYRVGRINGNDKILRFLDSVFADSLPFMFQFDIF from the coding sequence ATGAAAATTCGTCAAGCGAAATCAGTTGACATTGACGATATTGCAAGCATAATTTCAACTTCTTTTCTAATTTCCAACTATCAGGGTTTACGCGAGAGCATAATAGACAATCCGAGATACTCTTATAAAGATATAATTGTCGTTGAAGATAACAACGAGATAATCGCCTGCACGAAAATAATGCCTCTAAAAGCTTCATTCAAAGGTAAAACTATTAATGTTGCTGGAATCTCAGCTGTCGCTGTCTTGCCTGAATACAGAAAGCGCGGGGTTGCAGATATGATGCTAAAGGATGCATTAAAAAGAATGTATGAGGCAAATTATCCATTCTCTCTTCTATATCCATTTCAGCATAGATTTTATAAGAAATATGGTTGGGAATATGTTGGCTCCGCCATGCTTTATGAAGTTGAACCATCAAACATAGTTTTGTTTGACGAAAGGTTAAATGTGAGAAAAATGAAAATTTCTGAACGAGAAAAGATCAAAAAAGTTTATGCCGAAAAAATCAAATCAATAAACTTTGCCCTATTACGAAACGATTCCTTCTGGACTAGGGTTATTTTTCCAAATTTTCCCAATCCATATGTTTACGACAATCGCGAAATTGAGGGTTATGTGTCATTTGAAATGAAGAAAAACGAAAATTCACAAATTGAAATTTACATAAAAGAATTAATTGCTCTCACCCCAGAAGCATATCGTGGATTATGGGGATTTCTCGCTTCACTTTCAGAGCAAGTTTCAAAGATTAAATATCTTGCGCCTTCGGATGAACCATTCTACAACATCTTGATTGAACCAAGGGAAAAAGATTATAAACAACCATTCTTTGAATATAAATCATACGCTTCAATTTGCTCTGGTTTCATGGCAAGGATCATAAATCTGACCGAAGCACTTAAGCTAATAACAACGGCAAACGCCCCCAATGGCGAGGCAACGATAGAGATAAGCGATTCATTCTTGCCGGATAATAACTTAACCTTCAAAATCTTCGTTGAAAACTTTAATATCTATTTCCAAAAAACGCATCAACCTGCAGATATAAAATCTGACATTGGAAGTTTTACTCAAATAATTTCAGGTTTTTCAAAACCGACTTCTCTTTACCGCGTAGGAAGGATAAACGGAAATGATAAAATTTTAAGGTTTCTTGACTCTGTTTTCGCAGATTCCTTGCCTTTTATGTTTCAGTTTGATATATTTTGA
- a CDS encoding glycosyltransferase family 9 protein, translating into MKKNQKRILIIRPDRVGDVVLATPLVRELRKTFPNSFIAVMVRPQTKDVFINNPNIDKIIVDDFEGEDKGWKGFWKQVLNLRKHKFNIALHLLPTQRHAWMTFFAGIRTRINVGIKLYGILTFMKYVSRNKYIPLRHEADYSLDLGRKIGVNSDNIEPEIFLTNEEIEKAQKLVPKTESEIIIGINPFSGNSAPNWKIEKYIQLIKEILTEIPKAKIYVNLHNKTQTIDKFSQFNPNKVNLIYNLSLRELILYISRFDVLISSSTGSMHIASALKVPTISMFCPLPACSPKLWGPLGNKHEIILPSEDYCKNHCPQDPHICTFGDGIEVKDVLKSIFKILNLNQLKQDENSSSEIS; encoded by the coding sequence ATGAAAAAGAATCAAAAAAGAATTCTTATCATCAGACCAGATAGAGTTGGGGATGTGGTTCTCGCAACTCCATTGGTAAGAGAATTAAGAAAAACATTTCCCAATTCCTTCATTGCCGTCATGGTTCGCCCCCAAACAAAAGATGTTTTTATCAACAATCCCAACATTGATAAAATAATCGTTGACGATTTTGAAGGTGAAGACAAAGGATGGAAAGGTTTTTGGAAACAGGTTCTAAATCTAAGAAAACATAAATTTAACATCGCCCTTCATCTTCTACCGACACAGAGGCATGCGTGGATGACTTTCTTCGCAGGGATAAGGACGAGAATAAATGTCGGAATTAAACTTTACGGCATTTTAACTTTTATGAAATATGTTAGCAGAAATAAATACATTCCATTAAGACACGAAGCAGATTACTCGCTTGACCTCGGTAGAAAAATCGGAGTAAATAGCGATAACATTGAGCCAGAAATTTTTTTGACAAATGAAGAAATTGAAAAAGCTCAAAAACTTGTCCCTAAAACCGAAAGTGAAATTATAATTGGAATAAATCCATTTAGTGGCAACTCAGCTCCAAATTGGAAAATTGAAAAATATATTCAACTTATCAAGGAAATTCTAACCGAAATTCCAAAAGCAAAGATTTATGTTAATCTTCACAACAAAACGCAAACTATTGACAAATTTAGCCAGTTCAACCCAAACAAAGTTAATTTAATTTACAACCTCTCACTTCGCGAGTTAATTCTTTACATATCAAGATTTGATGTTTTGATCTCGTCAAGCACTGGTTCAATGCATATTGCATCTGCTTTGAAGGTTCCAACAATATCAATGTTTTGCCCTCTTCCCGCTTGCTCTCCAAAGTTATGGGGCCCGCTTGGAAATAAACACGAGATAATCTTACCTTCTGAAGATTATTGCAAAAACCATTGTCCCCAAGATCCACACATTTGCACATTTGGCGATGGAATTGAAGTTAAAGATGTTTTAAAATCAATCTTCAAAATTTTAAATCTAAATCAATTAAAACAAGATGAAAATTCGTCAAGCGAAATCAGTTGA
- a CDS encoding DUF72 domain-containing protein translates to MILIGTSGYSFQDWRGSFYPEGIEDGKMLDYYKNFFKAVEINSTYYRIPSPTVFYHLDKKTPPDFHFIVKVHKQTTHEREGNREAMEALLRATEPLIKTEKLKGFLAQFPYSFKDTPENREYILETKKFADGIPLIVEFRHISWVNDSTYKFLSENDIPYVCVDEPRLKGLIPPQSIATSSKIGYIRFHGRNAENWWEGGVGERYDYLYNESELREWIPRIKELNEKVETLYIFFNNCHRGSAPKNAQMLQEILEKEGIK, encoded by the coding sequence ATGATTTTGATCGGCACATCGGGTTATAGCTTTCAAGATTGGCGCGGAAGTTTTTATCCGGAAGGCATTGAAGATGGTAAAATGCTTGATTATTACAAAAACTTCTTCAAAGCGGTTGAAATAAATTCAACATATTATAGAATCCCATCTCCGACTGTTTTCTATCACCTTGATAAAAAAACGCCACCAGATTTTCATTTCATCGTTAAAGTTCATAAACAAACCACCCACGAAAGAGAAGGAAATCGCGAAGCAATGGAAGCTCTTTTAAGGGCAACTGAACCACTCATAAAAACAGAAAAATTGAAAGGCTTTCTCGCACAATTTCCATACTCATTCAAAGATACTCCAGAAAATAGAGAGTATATTCTTGAAACCAAAAAATTTGCCGATGGAATTCCCCTAATTGTGGAATTCAGGCATATAAGTTGGGTAAATGATTCAACTTATAAATTTTTATCTGAAAACGACATTCCTTATGTTTGTGTTGATGAACCGAGATTGAAAGGTTTGATTCCTCCGCAGAGCATAGCAACAAGCTCAAAAATTGGATACATTAGATTTCATGGCCGTAACGCCGAAAATTGGTGGGAGGGAGGCGTCGGTGAAAGATATGATTATCTTTATAACGAAAGCGAGCTTCGCGAATGGATTCCGAGAATAAAAGAACTCAACGAAAAAGTTGAGACACTTTATATTTTCTTCAACAACTGTCATCGCGGAAGCGCACCTAAAAATGCACAGATGTTGCAAGAAATCCTTGAAAAAGAAGGGATAAAATGA